One window of the Prionailurus bengalensis isolate Pbe53 chromosome E1, Fcat_Pben_1.1_paternal_pri, whole genome shotgun sequence genome contains the following:
- the CSF3 gene encoding granulocyte colony-stimulating factor, with protein sequence MKLTALQLLLWHSALWMVQEATPLGPTSSLPQSFLLKCLEQVRKVQADGTALQERLCTAHKLCHPEELVLLGHALGIPQAPLSSCSSQALQLMGCLRQLHSGLFLYQGLLQALAGISPELAPTLDMLQLDITDFAINIWQQMEDVGMAPAVPPTQGTMPTFTSAFQRRAGGTLVASNLQSFLEVAYRALRHFSKP encoded by the exons ATGAAGCTGACCG CCCTGCAGCTGCTGCTGTGGCACAGCGCACTCTGGATGGTGCAAGAAGCCACCCCCTTGGGCCCTACCAGCTCCCTGCCCCAGAGCTTCCTGCTCAAGTGCTTAGAACAAGTGAGGAAGGTCCAGGCTGATGGCACAGCGCTGCAGGAGAGGCTG TGCACCGCCCACAAGCTGTGCCACCCTGAGGAGCTGGTGCTGCTTGGGCACGCTCTGGGCatcccccaggctcccctgagcAGCTGCTCCAGCCAGGCCCTGCAGCTG ATGGGCTGCCTGCGTCAACTCCACAGTGGCCTCTTCCTCTACCAGGGCCTCCTGCAGGCCCTGGCAGGGATATCCCCCGAGTTAGCCCCCACCCTGGACATGCTGCAGCTGGACATCACCGACTTTGCTATCAACATCTGGCAGCAG ATGGAAGACGTGGGGATGGCCCCTGCAGTGCCGCCCACCCAGGGCACCATGCCAACCTTCACCTCAGCCTTCCAGCGCCGGGCAGGAGGCACCCTGGTTGCCTCCAACCTGCAGAGCTTCCTGGAGGTGGCATACCGTGCTCTGCGCCACTTCTCCAAGCCCTGA
- the MED24 gene encoding mediator of RNA polymerase II transcription subunit 24 isoform X2 encodes MKVVNLKQAILQAWKERWSDYQWAINMKKFFPKGATWDILNLAEALLEQAMIGPSPNPLILSYLKYAISSQMVSYSSVLTAISKFDDFSRDLCVQALLDIMDMFCDRLSCHGKAEECIGLCRSLLSALHWLLRCTAASAERLREGLEAGTPAAGEKQLAMCLQRLEKTLSSTKNRALLHIAKLEEASSWTAIEHSLLKLGEILASLSNPQLRSQAEQCGTLIRSIPTMLAVHSEQLHKTGYPTVHAVVLLEGTMNLTGETQPLVEQLMMVKRMQHIPTPLFVLEIWKACFVGLIESPEGTEELKWTAFTFLKIPQVLVKLKKYCHGDKDFTEDVNCAFEFLLKLTPLLDKADQRCNCDCTKFLLQECSKQGLLSEASVTNLMAKRAADREHAPQLKSGENANIQPNPGLILRAEPTVTNILKTMDADHSKSPEGLLGVLGHMLSGKSLDLLLAAAAATGKLKSFARKFINLNEFTTHGNEELAKAASVRALLFDISFLMLCHVAQTYGSEVILSESSSGAQVPFFETWMQTCMPEEGKILNPDHPCFWPDSTKVESLVALLNNSSEMKLVQMKWHEACLSISAAILEILNAWENGVLAFESIQKITDNIKGKVCSLAVCAVAWLVAHVRMLGLDEREKSLQMIRQLAGPLYSENTLQFYNERVVIMSSILEHMCADVLQQTATQIKFPSTGVDTMPYWNLLPPKRPIKEVLTDIFGKVLEKGWVDSRSIHIFDTLLHMGGVYWFCNNLIKELLKETRKEHTLRAVELLYSIFCLDMQQVTLVLLGHILPGLLTDSSKWHSLMDPPGTALAKLAVWCALSSYSSHKGQASSRQKKRHREDIEDYISLFPLDDMQPSKLMRLLSSNEEDANVLSSPTDRSMSSSLSASQLHTVNMRDPLNRVLANLFLLISSILGSRTAGPHTQFVQWFMEECVDCLEQGSRGSILQFMPFTTVSELVKVSAMSSPKVVLAITDLSLSLGRQVAAKAIAAL; translated from the exons ATGAAGGTGGTGAACCTGAAGCAAGCCATTTTGCAAGCCTGGAAGGAGCGATGGAGTGACTACCAGTGGGCAATCAACATGAAGAAATTCTTTCCCAAAGGAGCCACCTGGGACATTCTCAACCTAGCAG AAGCACTACTGGAGCAGGCCATGATTGGACCTTCCCCCAATCCTCTCATTCTGTCCTACCTGAAGTATGCCATTAGTTCCCAG ATGGTGTCCTACTCCTCTGTCCTCACAGCAATCAGTAAG TTTGATGACTTTTCCCGGGACTTGTGTGTCCAGGCTTTGCTGGATATCATGGACATGTTTTGTGACCGGCTGAG CTGTCATGGCAAAGCAGAGGAGTGCATCGGGCTGTGCCGGTCCCTTCTCAGCGCCCTCCACTGGCTGCTGCGCTGCACTGCAGCCTCTGCAGAGCGGCTCCGGGAGGGGCTGGAGGCCGGCACTCCAGCGGCTGGCGAGAAGCAGCTTGCCATGTGCCTGCAGCGCCTGGAGAAGACCCTCAGCAGCACCAAGAACCGGGCCCTGCTCCACATCGCCAAACTAGAGGAGGCCT CCTCCTGGACTGCCATTGAGCATTCTCTCTTGAAGCTTGGTGAAATCCTGGCCAGTCTCAGCAACCCCCAGCTCCGGAGCCAGGCTGAGCAGTGTGGCACACTCATTAGGAG CATTCCCACAATGCTGGCTGTGCACTCTGAGCAGCTGCACAAGACTGGTTACCCCACAGTCCATGCGGTGGTCCTGCTCGAGGGCACCATGAACCTGACAGGCGAGACGCAGCCCCTGGTGGAACAGCTTATGATGGTGAAGCGCATGCAG CATATCCCCACCCCACTTTTTGTCCTGGAAATCTGGAAAGCTTGCTTCGTGGGGCTTATCGAGTCTCCTGAGGGTACAGAGGAGCTCAAGTGGACAGCTTTCACCTTCCTCAAG ATTCCACAGGTTTTGGTTAAGTTGAAGAAATACTGTCACGGGGACAAG GACTTCACCGAGGATGTCAATTGTGCTTTTGAGTTCCTGCTGAAGCTCACACCCTTGCTGGACAAAGCCGACCAGCGCTGCAA CTGTGACTGTACAAAATTCCTACTCCAAGAATGTAGCAAGCAGGGGCTTCTGTCTGAAGCCAGCGTGACCAACCTCATGGCCAAGCG GGCAGCAGACCGGGAACACGCGCCCCAGCTGAAATCCGGAGAAAATGCCAACATCCAGCCCAATCCTGGGCTGATCCTCCGGGCAGAGCCCACTGTCACAAATATCCTCAAG ACGATGGATGCAGACCACTCCAAGTCCCCAGAGGGGCTGCTAGGAGTTCTGGGCCACATGCTGTCTGGGAAGAGTCTGGATCTGCTGCTGGCCGCTGCTGCTGCCACTGGGAAGCTTAAATCCTTCGCCCGGAAATTCATCAA TTTGAATGAATTCACGACACATGGCAATGAAGAACTTG CCAAAGCAGCCTCAGTGCGCGCCTTGCTCTTTGACATCTCGTTCCTCATGTTGTGTCACGTGGCCCAGACCTATGGTTCAGAG gtAATTCTGTCTGAGTCGAGCTCAGGAGCACAGGTGCCCTTCTTTGAGACATGGATGCAGACTTGCATGCCCGAGGAGGGCAAGATCCTAAACCCTGACCACCCCTGCTTTTGGCCCGACTCCACCAAAGTGGAATCCTTGGTGGCCTTGCTCAACAACTCTTCAGAGATGAAGCTGGT GCAGATGAAGTGGCATGAAGCCTGTCTGAGCATCTCAGCAGCCATCTTGGAGATCCTCAATGCCTGGGAGAACGGGGTCCTGGCCTTCGAGTCCATCCAG aaaaTCACAGATAATATCAAGGGGAAGGTGTGCAGTCTGGCAGTGTGTGCTGTGGCTTGGCTTGTGGCCCACGTACGGATGCTGGGGCTGGATGAGCGTGAGAAGTCTCTGCAGATGATCCGCCAGCTGGCAGGGCCACTGTATAGTGAGAACACCCTGCAGTTCTACAATGAGAG ggtggtGATCATGAGCTCGATCCTGGAGCACATGTGTGCTGACGTGCTGCAGCAGACAGCCACCCAGATCAAGTTCCCATCCACGGGCGTGGACACGATGCCCTACTGGAACCTGCTGCCCCCCAAGCGACCCATCAAGGAGGTGCTGACAGACATATTTGGCAAGGTGCTGGAGAAAGGATGGGTGGACAGCCGCTCCATCCACATCTTTGACACCCTGCTGCACATGGGAGGCGTCTACTGGTTCTGCAACAACCTGATTAAG GAGCTGTTGAAGGAGACGCGGAAGGAGCACACACTGCGGGCGGTGGAGCTGCTCTACTCCATCTTCTGTCTGGACATGCAGCAAGTGACCCTGGTCCTGCTGGGCCACATCCTGCCTGGCCTGCTCACCGATTCCTCTAAGTGGCACAGCCTCATGGACCCTCCTGGCACTGCGCTCGCCAA GTTGGCTGTCTGGTGTGCCCTGAGCTCCTATTCTTCCCACAAGGGACAGGCATCCTCGCGCCAGAAGAAGAGACACCGTGAAGACATCGAG GATTATATCAGTCTCTTCCCCTTGGATGACATGCAGCCCTCGAAGCTGATGCGACTGCTCAGCTCCAATGAGGAAGACGCCAACGTCCTTTCGAGTCCCA CCGACCGCTCCATGAGCAGCTCCCTGTCAGCCTCCCAGCTCCACACGGTTAACATGAGAGACCCGCTGAACCGAGTCCTGG CCAACCTGTTCCTGCTCATTTCCTCCATCCTGGGCTCGCGGACCGCCGGCCCGCACACCCAGTTTGTGCAGTGGTTCATGGAGGAGTGTGTGGACTGCCTGGAGCAGGGCAGCCGCGGCAGCATCCTGCAGTTCATGCCCTTTACCACC GTATCAGAACTGGTGAAGGTGTCAGCCATGTCCAGCCCCAAGGTGGTTCTGGCCATCACGGACCTCAGCCTGTCTCTGGGTCGCCAGGTGGCTGCCAAGGCCATTGCTGCGCTCTGA
- the MED24 gene encoding mediator of RNA polymerase II transcription subunit 24 isoform X3, whose protein sequence is MVSYSSVLTAISKFDDFSRDLCVQALLDIMDMFCDRLSCHGKAEECIGLCRSLLSALHWLLRCTAASAERLREGLEAGTPAAGEKQLAMCLQRLEKTLSSTKNRALLHIAKLEEASLHTSQGLGQGGTRANQPTASWTAIEHSLLKLGEILASLSNPQLRSQAEQCGTLIRSIPTMLAVHSEQLHKTGYPTVHAVVLLEGTMNLTGETQPLVEQLMMVKRMQHIPTPLFVLEIWKACFVGLIESPEGTEELKWTAFTFLKIPQVLVKLKKYCHGDKDFTEDVNCAFEFLLKLTPLLDKADQRCNCDCTKFLLQECSKQGLLSEASVTNLMAKRAADREHAPQLKSGENANIQPNPGLILRAEPTVTNILKTMDADHSKSPEGLLGVLGHMLSGKSLDLLLAAAAATGKLKSFARKFINLNEFTTHGNEELAKAASVRALLFDISFLMLCHVAQTYGSEVILSESSSGAQVPFFETWMQTCMPEEGKILNPDHPCFWPDSTKVESLVALLNNSSEMKLVQMKWHEACLSISAAILEILNAWENGVLAFESIQKITDNIKGKVCSLAVCAVAWLVAHVRMLGLDEREKSLQMIRQLAGPLYSENTLQFYNERVVIMSSILEHMCADVLQQTATQIKFPSTGVDTMPYWNLLPPKRPIKEVLTDIFGKVLEKGWVDSRSIHIFDTLLHMGGVYWFCNNLIKELLKETRKEHTLRAVELLYSIFCLDMQQVTLVLLGHILPGLLTDSSKWHSLMDPPGTALAKLAVWCALSSYSSHKGQASSRQKKRHREDIEDYISLFPLDDMQPSKLMRLLSSNEEDANVLSSPTDRSMSSSLSASQLHTVNMRDPLNRVLANLFLLISSILGSRTAGPHTQFVQWFMEECVDCLEQGSRGSILQFMPFTTVSELVKVSAMSSPKVVLAITDLSLSLGRQVAAKAIAAL, encoded by the exons ATGGTGTCCTACTCCTCTGTCCTCACAGCAATCAGTAAG TTTGATGACTTTTCCCGGGACTTGTGTGTCCAGGCTTTGCTGGATATCATGGACATGTTTTGTGACCGGCTGAG CTGTCATGGCAAAGCAGAGGAGTGCATCGGGCTGTGCCGGTCCCTTCTCAGCGCCCTCCACTGGCTGCTGCGCTGCACTGCAGCCTCTGCAGAGCGGCTCCGGGAGGGGCTGGAGGCCGGCACTCCAGCGGCTGGCGAGAAGCAGCTTGCCATGTGCCTGCAGCGCCTGGAGAAGACCCTCAGCAGCACCAAGAACCGGGCCCTGCTCCACATCGCCAAACTAGAGGAGGCCT CATTGCATACATCCCAGGGACTTGGGCAGGGTGGCACCCGAGCCAATCAACCAAcag CCTCCTGGACTGCCATTGAGCATTCTCTCTTGAAGCTTGGTGAAATCCTGGCCAGTCTCAGCAACCCCCAGCTCCGGAGCCAGGCTGAGCAGTGTGGCACACTCATTAGGAG CATTCCCACAATGCTGGCTGTGCACTCTGAGCAGCTGCACAAGACTGGTTACCCCACAGTCCATGCGGTGGTCCTGCTCGAGGGCACCATGAACCTGACAGGCGAGACGCAGCCCCTGGTGGAACAGCTTATGATGGTGAAGCGCATGCAG CATATCCCCACCCCACTTTTTGTCCTGGAAATCTGGAAAGCTTGCTTCGTGGGGCTTATCGAGTCTCCTGAGGGTACAGAGGAGCTCAAGTGGACAGCTTTCACCTTCCTCAAG ATTCCACAGGTTTTGGTTAAGTTGAAGAAATACTGTCACGGGGACAAG GACTTCACCGAGGATGTCAATTGTGCTTTTGAGTTCCTGCTGAAGCTCACACCCTTGCTGGACAAAGCCGACCAGCGCTGCAA CTGTGACTGTACAAAATTCCTACTCCAAGAATGTAGCAAGCAGGGGCTTCTGTCTGAAGCCAGCGTGACCAACCTCATGGCCAAGCG GGCAGCAGACCGGGAACACGCGCCCCAGCTGAAATCCGGAGAAAATGCCAACATCCAGCCCAATCCTGGGCTGATCCTCCGGGCAGAGCCCACTGTCACAAATATCCTCAAG ACGATGGATGCAGACCACTCCAAGTCCCCAGAGGGGCTGCTAGGAGTTCTGGGCCACATGCTGTCTGGGAAGAGTCTGGATCTGCTGCTGGCCGCTGCTGCTGCCACTGGGAAGCTTAAATCCTTCGCCCGGAAATTCATCAA TTTGAATGAATTCACGACACATGGCAATGAAGAACTTG CCAAAGCAGCCTCAGTGCGCGCCTTGCTCTTTGACATCTCGTTCCTCATGTTGTGTCACGTGGCCCAGACCTATGGTTCAGAG gtAATTCTGTCTGAGTCGAGCTCAGGAGCACAGGTGCCCTTCTTTGAGACATGGATGCAGACTTGCATGCCCGAGGAGGGCAAGATCCTAAACCCTGACCACCCCTGCTTTTGGCCCGACTCCACCAAAGTGGAATCCTTGGTGGCCTTGCTCAACAACTCTTCAGAGATGAAGCTGGT GCAGATGAAGTGGCATGAAGCCTGTCTGAGCATCTCAGCAGCCATCTTGGAGATCCTCAATGCCTGGGAGAACGGGGTCCTGGCCTTCGAGTCCATCCAG aaaaTCACAGATAATATCAAGGGGAAGGTGTGCAGTCTGGCAGTGTGTGCTGTGGCTTGGCTTGTGGCCCACGTACGGATGCTGGGGCTGGATGAGCGTGAGAAGTCTCTGCAGATGATCCGCCAGCTGGCAGGGCCACTGTATAGTGAGAACACCCTGCAGTTCTACAATGAGAG ggtggtGATCATGAGCTCGATCCTGGAGCACATGTGTGCTGACGTGCTGCAGCAGACAGCCACCCAGATCAAGTTCCCATCCACGGGCGTGGACACGATGCCCTACTGGAACCTGCTGCCCCCCAAGCGACCCATCAAGGAGGTGCTGACAGACATATTTGGCAAGGTGCTGGAGAAAGGATGGGTGGACAGCCGCTCCATCCACATCTTTGACACCCTGCTGCACATGGGAGGCGTCTACTGGTTCTGCAACAACCTGATTAAG GAGCTGTTGAAGGAGACGCGGAAGGAGCACACACTGCGGGCGGTGGAGCTGCTCTACTCCATCTTCTGTCTGGACATGCAGCAAGTGACCCTGGTCCTGCTGGGCCACATCCTGCCTGGCCTGCTCACCGATTCCTCTAAGTGGCACAGCCTCATGGACCCTCCTGGCACTGCGCTCGCCAA GTTGGCTGTCTGGTGTGCCCTGAGCTCCTATTCTTCCCACAAGGGACAGGCATCCTCGCGCCAGAAGAAGAGACACCGTGAAGACATCGAG GATTATATCAGTCTCTTCCCCTTGGATGACATGCAGCCCTCGAAGCTGATGCGACTGCTCAGCTCCAATGAGGAAGACGCCAACGTCCTTTCGAGTCCCA CCGACCGCTCCATGAGCAGCTCCCTGTCAGCCTCCCAGCTCCACACGGTTAACATGAGAGACCCGCTGAACCGAGTCCTGG CCAACCTGTTCCTGCTCATTTCCTCCATCCTGGGCTCGCGGACCGCCGGCCCGCACACCCAGTTTGTGCAGTGGTTCATGGAGGAGTGTGTGGACTGCCTGGAGCAGGGCAGCCGCGGCAGCATCCTGCAGTTCATGCCCTTTACCACC GTATCAGAACTGGTGAAGGTGTCAGCCATGTCCAGCCCCAAGGTGGTTCTGGCCATCACGGACCTCAGCCTGTCTCTGGGTCGCCAGGTGGCTGCCAAGGCCATTGCTGCGCTCTGA
- the MED24 gene encoding mediator of RNA polymerase II transcription subunit 24 isoform X1, giving the protein MKVVNLKQAILQAWKERWSDYQWAINMKKFFPKGATWDILNLAEALLEQAMIGPSPNPLILSYLKYAISSQMVSYSSVLTAISKFDDFSRDLCVQALLDIMDMFCDRLSCHGKAEECIGLCRSLLSALHWLLRCTAASAERLREGLEAGTPAAGEKQLAMCLQRLEKTLSSTKNRALLHIAKLEEASLHTSQGLGQGGTRANQPTASWTAIEHSLLKLGEILASLSNPQLRSQAEQCGTLIRSIPTMLAVHSEQLHKTGYPTVHAVVLLEGTMNLTGETQPLVEQLMMVKRMQHIPTPLFVLEIWKACFVGLIESPEGTEELKWTAFTFLKIPQVLVKLKKYCHGDKDFTEDVNCAFEFLLKLTPLLDKADQRCNCDCTKFLLQECSKQGLLSEASVTNLMAKRAADREHAPQLKSGENANIQPNPGLILRAEPTVTNILKTMDADHSKSPEGLLGVLGHMLSGKSLDLLLAAAAATGKLKSFARKFINLNEFTTHGNEELAKAASVRALLFDISFLMLCHVAQTYGSEVILSESSSGAQVPFFETWMQTCMPEEGKILNPDHPCFWPDSTKVESLVALLNNSSEMKLVQMKWHEACLSISAAILEILNAWENGVLAFESIQKITDNIKGKVCSLAVCAVAWLVAHVRMLGLDEREKSLQMIRQLAGPLYSENTLQFYNERVVIMSSILEHMCADVLQQTATQIKFPSTGVDTMPYWNLLPPKRPIKEVLTDIFGKVLEKGWVDSRSIHIFDTLLHMGGVYWFCNNLIKELLKETRKEHTLRAVELLYSIFCLDMQQVTLVLLGHILPGLLTDSSKWHSLMDPPGTALAKLAVWCALSSYSSHKGQASSRQKKRHREDIEDYISLFPLDDMQPSKLMRLLSSNEEDANVLSSPTDRSMSSSLSASQLHTVNMRDPLNRVLANLFLLISSILGSRTAGPHTQFVQWFMEECVDCLEQGSRGSILQFMPFTTVSELVKVSAMSSPKVVLAITDLSLSLGRQVAAKAIAAL; this is encoded by the exons ATGAAGGTGGTGAACCTGAAGCAAGCCATTTTGCAAGCCTGGAAGGAGCGATGGAGTGACTACCAGTGGGCAATCAACATGAAGAAATTCTTTCCCAAAGGAGCCACCTGGGACATTCTCAACCTAGCAG AAGCACTACTGGAGCAGGCCATGATTGGACCTTCCCCCAATCCTCTCATTCTGTCCTACCTGAAGTATGCCATTAGTTCCCAG ATGGTGTCCTACTCCTCTGTCCTCACAGCAATCAGTAAG TTTGATGACTTTTCCCGGGACTTGTGTGTCCAGGCTTTGCTGGATATCATGGACATGTTTTGTGACCGGCTGAG CTGTCATGGCAAAGCAGAGGAGTGCATCGGGCTGTGCCGGTCCCTTCTCAGCGCCCTCCACTGGCTGCTGCGCTGCACTGCAGCCTCTGCAGAGCGGCTCCGGGAGGGGCTGGAGGCCGGCACTCCAGCGGCTGGCGAGAAGCAGCTTGCCATGTGCCTGCAGCGCCTGGAGAAGACCCTCAGCAGCACCAAGAACCGGGCCCTGCTCCACATCGCCAAACTAGAGGAGGCCT CATTGCATACATCCCAGGGACTTGGGCAGGGTGGCACCCGAGCCAATCAACCAAcag CCTCCTGGACTGCCATTGAGCATTCTCTCTTGAAGCTTGGTGAAATCCTGGCCAGTCTCAGCAACCCCCAGCTCCGGAGCCAGGCTGAGCAGTGTGGCACACTCATTAGGAG CATTCCCACAATGCTGGCTGTGCACTCTGAGCAGCTGCACAAGACTGGTTACCCCACAGTCCATGCGGTGGTCCTGCTCGAGGGCACCATGAACCTGACAGGCGAGACGCAGCCCCTGGTGGAACAGCTTATGATGGTGAAGCGCATGCAG CATATCCCCACCCCACTTTTTGTCCTGGAAATCTGGAAAGCTTGCTTCGTGGGGCTTATCGAGTCTCCTGAGGGTACAGAGGAGCTCAAGTGGACAGCTTTCACCTTCCTCAAG ATTCCACAGGTTTTGGTTAAGTTGAAGAAATACTGTCACGGGGACAAG GACTTCACCGAGGATGTCAATTGTGCTTTTGAGTTCCTGCTGAAGCTCACACCCTTGCTGGACAAAGCCGACCAGCGCTGCAA CTGTGACTGTACAAAATTCCTACTCCAAGAATGTAGCAAGCAGGGGCTTCTGTCTGAAGCCAGCGTGACCAACCTCATGGCCAAGCG GGCAGCAGACCGGGAACACGCGCCCCAGCTGAAATCCGGAGAAAATGCCAACATCCAGCCCAATCCTGGGCTGATCCTCCGGGCAGAGCCCACTGTCACAAATATCCTCAAG ACGATGGATGCAGACCACTCCAAGTCCCCAGAGGGGCTGCTAGGAGTTCTGGGCCACATGCTGTCTGGGAAGAGTCTGGATCTGCTGCTGGCCGCTGCTGCTGCCACTGGGAAGCTTAAATCCTTCGCCCGGAAATTCATCAA TTTGAATGAATTCACGACACATGGCAATGAAGAACTTG CCAAAGCAGCCTCAGTGCGCGCCTTGCTCTTTGACATCTCGTTCCTCATGTTGTGTCACGTGGCCCAGACCTATGGTTCAGAG gtAATTCTGTCTGAGTCGAGCTCAGGAGCACAGGTGCCCTTCTTTGAGACATGGATGCAGACTTGCATGCCCGAGGAGGGCAAGATCCTAAACCCTGACCACCCCTGCTTTTGGCCCGACTCCACCAAAGTGGAATCCTTGGTGGCCTTGCTCAACAACTCTTCAGAGATGAAGCTGGT GCAGATGAAGTGGCATGAAGCCTGTCTGAGCATCTCAGCAGCCATCTTGGAGATCCTCAATGCCTGGGAGAACGGGGTCCTGGCCTTCGAGTCCATCCAG aaaaTCACAGATAATATCAAGGGGAAGGTGTGCAGTCTGGCAGTGTGTGCTGTGGCTTGGCTTGTGGCCCACGTACGGATGCTGGGGCTGGATGAGCGTGAGAAGTCTCTGCAGATGATCCGCCAGCTGGCAGGGCCACTGTATAGTGAGAACACCCTGCAGTTCTACAATGAGAG ggtggtGATCATGAGCTCGATCCTGGAGCACATGTGTGCTGACGTGCTGCAGCAGACAGCCACCCAGATCAAGTTCCCATCCACGGGCGTGGACACGATGCCCTACTGGAACCTGCTGCCCCCCAAGCGACCCATCAAGGAGGTGCTGACAGACATATTTGGCAAGGTGCTGGAGAAAGGATGGGTGGACAGCCGCTCCATCCACATCTTTGACACCCTGCTGCACATGGGAGGCGTCTACTGGTTCTGCAACAACCTGATTAAG GAGCTGTTGAAGGAGACGCGGAAGGAGCACACACTGCGGGCGGTGGAGCTGCTCTACTCCATCTTCTGTCTGGACATGCAGCAAGTGACCCTGGTCCTGCTGGGCCACATCCTGCCTGGCCTGCTCACCGATTCCTCTAAGTGGCACAGCCTCATGGACCCTCCTGGCACTGCGCTCGCCAA GTTGGCTGTCTGGTGTGCCCTGAGCTCCTATTCTTCCCACAAGGGACAGGCATCCTCGCGCCAGAAGAAGAGACACCGTGAAGACATCGAG GATTATATCAGTCTCTTCCCCTTGGATGACATGCAGCCCTCGAAGCTGATGCGACTGCTCAGCTCCAATGAGGAAGACGCCAACGTCCTTTCGAGTCCCA CCGACCGCTCCATGAGCAGCTCCCTGTCAGCCTCCCAGCTCCACACGGTTAACATGAGAGACCCGCTGAACCGAGTCCTGG CCAACCTGTTCCTGCTCATTTCCTCCATCCTGGGCTCGCGGACCGCCGGCCCGCACACCCAGTTTGTGCAGTGGTTCATGGAGGAGTGTGTGGACTGCCTGGAGCAGGGCAGCCGCGGCAGCATCCTGCAGTTCATGCCCTTTACCACC GTATCAGAACTGGTGAAGGTGTCAGCCATGTCCAGCCCCAAGGTGGTTCTGGCCATCACGGACCTCAGCCTGTCTCTGGGTCGCCAGGTGGCTGCCAAGGCCATTGCTGCGCTCTGA